The genomic region TGGGCTGGGATTTGGGGAGAGGTGAATGAAGCCAATGTGGAGAGCTTATCGGGGCTAGGATTAGCACAGGAATGAAAGGTCAGGGGGACCATCTAGAGGGATGGCCAACATGGTCAGGGATGGGTCAGGAAGGCTGGGACTAGAGGAGTCCCTGTATACCTGGCAATGAAGATGCAAAGCAGGTGGAGGTGGTCTGGTCCAGCCAGCAACATGAGTACACTGAGGCCCAGCTTAAGAAAGAAGAGCCCTCGAACCACTGCATAAACACCCCACCTTTGGCACAGCGCCAGGAAGTAGAGGTTGTTGAGATGAGGAGCGATGTAGGACACCCCTAGTGAAAAGCCTCCATCAGTGAAGATGAGCCAGGAAGGCCCTAAGGAGGCCTCTGGATAAATTCTCCCAGGTTAGGTTGGCTTGGGGCAGAGGCCCTGGTACTTCCCAGGCTCCTCCCTCAGCCTGGGCTAATAATGCCTCCTTGGACCTTGGTGACCAGCCTTGACTACCATGGACCCCAGGAGAGGCCCTCCATGGCAAGACCACAGAAGCTTTGAactccaccctcccaccccaccttgCAGTTCCCACCTGCCCCcaatcaagaaaaggaaaggcaAGGTCTCAGGATAACTCCTCCCAGGCCTCTACTCAATCTTACCTGAACAAACCCCGAGAACCAAGTCCCTAACATGTCAGCTTTCCTGCCTTTCATCCAGATCTCATCCCCACTGAGAAGTGAAGCCAAGAATTGGGGAGGATCAGATCCTCCAAGAGATGACACTGTTACCATAGAAAGGTCACTCTTACTCGAGGAGGACCTTGCTGCCCTGGCTTTGCAGGGTTGAACCCTCGGTATAAGACGTCTTGTCTGGGAGAGTTAACTTGTGTTAACAGCCTGGAAGCACCCCGAATCCCCACCACATATGTCCAAATCCCTCCACTCACCCAGCAGGAAAGAGCCCATGGAGAGAGAGATCTGGTCTGACAGCAGGTGCtccaggaagagagggaaaaagttgCTGTTGAAGTGGCAGTGGAAGACCTGGAACCCAACAGCCACCATGAGGAGGAAAGCAGAGGGGAGAGAGCTGGGAAAGGGAGGCCAAGCAGATAGAGGCAGGCCCACCAGAAAGAGCCCCAAGACGGCGCTTCAAGCAGTCATCCTGGGAAGCGGGTACAGATTCTGAGAGTACAGATCACCTTGTTCTAAAATGGgccagttaaaaaacaaaaaagtcttgGTCAACTACCTTATTATCATCCCtaagaaaaaagtttaaatttgGGTGAGACATGTCTTTCCCACAGCAGATGGAAAATGGTAGAAACTGAGAACAGAAACTGTCCTACCTTCTACTGACTAATTGTGCTGAACAGtcacaggaatgaaaaaaaaaagtcatgttttTTATTGACAATGGCTAGTTTTTATTAAAGGACTTGAATCTCAGTGGAACAATGTAAAATAATATAGGTGTTTTCAAAGGCGACCTCTCGGTTTGCACTGTCATGAGCTAAGACACTAATGGGACTGGGGACGCAAAAGATAAACTCAACCCCAACACCAAGAGGGACCGTTGTGAGCACAGATGCAGTGGTATGTAGGCCTGGGTGAGCTGGGTTTCACTTTGTCCCTAGGTGGCCTGACCTAGAACCCAATTTTCAAATTGGAGTCTTTGGCACAGACTCCTGAGCTGTCAAAAATTTTGTCAGACCACAAAGTAGTATGTCTATTCCAACCAGGTTTGATCTCCTCTtttaacagaaggggaaactgaggtctcaaGGCACAGTAACCTGCCCAAAGATTACAGAGTAAGTAAGTCTGCTGGCTCTCAGGCCAATGCTTTTCAACTCTCTACACCATGGGATAAACCATGTTATAAGATTCATaactggaagagattttaaagaTCACGAAGGCCAAATCCCTCAGACTCCACATGAAGCCCACAGATGGTAATTGGCAATACAGAGAATGTGGGTAAGTCGAGgtaccaggatttgaatccaggttttccacCCACAAATCCAATCCTCCTCTTACTATCCCAGGCTTCCTCTTGTACCCATTATTGGTCTTAGTCTCTGaggttctccccacccccttcttggGCTCCACAGCCCAGCTGTCACCACAGGATACAGTACTCACACCAGGACAGGGACACAGTGAGAAGGACAAGAAGGATGTCCATACCTGTACCAAGTTCATGCCTACGAACCAGAGGAAGTTTCGGTGGCGTGCCAGCTGCTGGAGGTACTCGCCCAGGGtgactctcttttcctcctcatttgcTGATGGTTTCTCCACATCCGGGCTATAGAGACAGAGCAGGGTGCTGCAGCTCTCTTTCCACGCCTTCCAACCCCATagctctccacctctctctccctttctccctcccactctcccctCTAATCTGCTTGCCTCCCTCCCTGTCCTGCCCTGTCctgttctccctcttcccttctgaccAATCTGTCACTAGCCCAGTCTTGGATAGAGAATTACAAGCCAGGCCACTGTGATgagtggtcaagggatatgaacagttcTTGAAAGAATGGCAGGCTCTTAACCATATGAAAGATCActaaataagagaaatgcaaatcaaaacaactgaggtttcacctcccacccagcaaattggcaaagatgacaaaagatggaaataatcagTGTTCAAAGGGCTACAGAAAAGCAGGcatactaattcactgttggaaCTGCGGTGAGTTGGAAAGCATTTGGAAATTATGCttaaaaaaagtgactaaaaagtctcataccctttgacccaaagattccacTGCTAGGGATATACCCCCAGCCACCCACAGCCCCCGAAAGAAAAATCGAAGACAGAAAGAATAgcctcatatatacaaaaatatttgcaagaTTTTTGCAagactttttgtgatagccaagaattgaATATGCAGTGGATAGACAGGTGGGACAGCTAGGtaatgctgagttcaaatctggcctccagacacttactagctgtgtgaccctgggcaagtcacttaaccctgtttgcctcagtttcctcctctgtaaaatgagctggagaaggaatgacaaaccagtccagtatctttgccaagaaaaccccaaatggggtcatggagagtcagacaggactgaaaaaccactgaacgaCAAAAGCCATCAAGTaagggatggctaaacaaattttggtacataaatataaaggaatgttgctgtgccataagaaatgacacatGTGAGTTCAGAGAAGCAGGGGAAGACTTCTATCAACTGGTGCAGTGAagaagagccaggaaaacctacTCTACAacaaccaagagaacaatgaaaCAAAGCTGAATGCTGTGTGTCCCAATGACCGCATTTGGCCTAGAGAAGATCTGAACAAATACATCCCTCTCCCTTCATTAATGAGGTGGGAAATTCCGAGTCTGTCACATAGTTGCTGTGCTGTCTGATTTTATCAAATGACTTTCCTCCCcatctttttccttcttattctgtGTTACAGGAGATGGCTCAATAAGtgggaggggtggagagggatAGGTTTGGAAATGAATTTATCTTTTACAATAAAACACAtcgagaaaaataaataataaaacaacacaactggagaaaagaaagaattcaggcCACCGACCCAGGAACCTCAGGAACATCAGAGATGAGCTACTGCCTCTTTCTGAAATGCATCTCCTCCTCTGCCCCACCTCTCAGCACCCTTCTTCAAGCTTGGCTCGGTTGTCTCATCTTCTGTGAAGCCTTCTGTCACTCATTCCCCTGGCTGTTAACTGCCTCTTCTATCTCAATTTACCTTATAAGACACTTAGCTGTGTCCGCAAGGTCCCTCCCCAAGTGTATGCAAACTTCTAAAGGTCACATTTGGTTCTGTATTCCCAGAACAGAGTAGGCATGTAATGAACATGTGGTAAATCAAATGGGGCCTGGGGGTACAGTGACCCACTTACCCCTCTGAGGCTGAGTACGGGGCCCCCAGTGTCCTCCTTTCTGTCTCAAACCGCTGCCTAAGTAGCCAGGTGGCTCCAGTAAAGCCAAGACCAGAGCAGACAGCCAGAACCACACAGAAGACACgaaaggaagagaaatcttcCTTGTTCCATACAGTGTAGGAGGCAAAGACGGAGAGGGAGCCAGCTGCGCTGAAGAGAGAGCAATAGAAATTGAGGTGTGTTCGGCCATGGGCAGACAGGGCCAGGTCAGCCAGCAAAGCGTGGTGATTGAGGTCTACCAGGGTCAGGAAGCCGTCATATAGACACAAACAAAGCAAGAACTGCATCCCTGTGGGTGCCCATCGCACCCAGAATGCCAGAAAAGCGAGAGCCAGCAGTGGGCCATGCCGGCTAAGAGCCCGGAGCCTCGTCAGAACCACATCCTGGGATGGGATTGAAGCCCCTGCCCTgtaaaaggacagaaagaaggaatcAGGATATCTCCCTCCCCACGCAAGTGTGTCCACATCTCCTCCACTCTGCCCTTGTGTAAATCTGGGAACAGTTTACAGAACCTCCATTTACAGAAGGGATATGGAGGCTTAGCCAGGCTCGGGGACTCCTAAACCAGGGATCAGGGGGCAGCAAGCTAGGGCCAAGGGCCCATACCCAGCATTCTCAAATCCTTCTAGGCTTTCCTGCCTGGAGAACAAAAGTCTTATCCCTTACCCTACACCCCTGCTCCTGGAGAAAGTGATGAGGGAAGGATACAGGAAGGCATCATCTAGTTTGGGGACTAGAGGAAGTGACCAGTTAGAAAAGGCCTACTtttgccttcctccttcctaccCCAGATTCATACCAGTAACAGGAGAAAGAGGACTCAGAAGCTTAAGGTAGTAATGGTTCCTCTGATTCCACTGGCTTTAAGTAACATGGAAGGGACCCTGGACCCTGGGCAAGAGAGTGATCCTGATCCCATAAGGTAATGAAAACAGAGGCAACACCAAAAAAGCATCTATGGGGGAGCCACAGAAATTAGATTCTGCCACTAACTCATtgagtgaccttgagtaagtcccttTATTTCCtatctgctggcctcagtttccccatctgcaaaatgaaagatttggattGTTTCATCAATTAGGCCACTTCAAGCTCTGACAGCCATTTGTCCCTAAGCCACATACCTGGGTGGGGAGCTGAGGAAGACACGGTCACTGAGCCAGCCGAAGAGTGGATCATTGAGGCTATTCCAGAGGAGAAACACCGTCTGTAAACAGGGGGGAGAAAGAACCATTATACTGATAGCAATGTCCTAACATAGATGGAGTGCTCAGGGCCAGCAGGAAGATTGAGGGCTGGGAAGGTATATAGCCGAAGCCTGATCACCCAGTATGGCCTGGCTAGCCACTGCAGGCTTGGGGGAGAGAGGCAAGCCAAGGGGATAAGTACCCCAGGGCACTCTAGGGTCCATCTGGAGGCAAGTTTCCCCCACTCCTCAAAGTTAAGGTCTCTTCCCAGCTACAAGCTCCTAGGATTCTATAAGGGGTCGTCTGGTATAAATCTCCTGATTGCAGAACAGCTCTAGAGCCTGAGAGATTAATGATGGGAAGCCACATGACCCAGTGGAAGGGGCactagctctgaagtcagaggacctgaattccagTTCTACATCATAGACCTAGCTTGCCATGGAACCTGGGGGACACCTACCTCTCCGACCCAGAAGGCCAGTTTGTCAATCTTGTACACAGATACAAATGTGTCCACGTAGTAGAGAAGGAACACATTGTGTAGAATGGAAACGAATAGAGACAAGGAACCATAGACCACAGCGGTGGGCAGGCTGGAAAGCCAGGCCAGGGGCTGACCTGCCATGGCCCACAGCCTCAGGCCTCAGTGGATCAGGGATGCCAGTGCACCTGcctccttattcccttccccaggCCAGACCATCCTTGCCCCCTGAGGAAGAACAGAATTAGTCAGTGTAAATCTGTAAGCCAGCTTTGCATCCGAGATCAGTGTCCAACCAGTGCCAGTGTGGCCTTAGCCATTATCCATTCCTActggattataaattccttgacaATAAACAGGGACTCTCTTTTTTAATTCAGTAAGCATTAATCTTCCAGTCTCCCCCCCTTTAGAACCTTGGAATTATCCTTGACTGATTGGAATTATCCTGacttcccctcaccccccaaatCCCACCACATACCAGATCTCATCACTTTTTACCTCCATGTCTCTCCCATCTAATCTTTTTACTCTACTCACATGGCTGCCATCttaattcagaccctcatcacttttTGCCCAGACTcttaatagcctcctaattggtctatCTTACAGCCtcatctctcctcattccaatccatcctccaaaaaagctgccaaagtgattcccTTAAACACCAATCTGACCACTGTCACTCTGCTATTCAAATTCTAGTAGCCTCCCCCCCAAAATTCTAGGGGCTTCCTATTAtctccaagataaaatacaaactctatttgacttctagggcagctaggtggcaaagtagatgagtaccaggcctggagtcaggaagactcatcttctgagttcaaatctagcctcagacacttactagctgtgtgaccctgggcaagtcacttaaccctgcttgcctcagtttcctcatctgtaagctagagaaggaaatggaaagaaaattgatggggtgcttgggtgcttgtgcttgtacatttccaaaatcacatttctctctagcctcaaaacactatccctgacagttttctctcTAGCCCAAAGACCCTATCTctggcaataactcatgagtgggccccagtgagGCAAACTGTCACCCCCTcttacaagaacaagctgacctctgtgGAATTTCCCTTGTATGAACAGGATTATCTTGTACCAGCAGAACTATCATGTACTGATTCCCACAGTTAACGtatacaatccagaggtcaagctatagacgtcaactctcaaagctatccTGTTACAGACCTAACACACCAAAAACACACCCCTTAGGAACCCAACCCCCCCTTTCCAGTAGTGAATGGCACCTGTGACCAAGGTTGtatgttatcacctaattagctttCTTGCCACATAATCCAcaacttttcctatataagctttagcatcattcctatTAGGTTGCAACTTCCCTAAGGAGTTCTGCCTGCCATATTAGCgttacaataaacctttgccaacttgacttaaagaatgctggaatccatgaattcattccagacgacCCTCTCCTGTACTTCGGTCTTTGAGGGATCCCTGAACCTCTCAAACCACAtcaaaaccactccaggatctctgccacgaaaaccccaaatggggtcatgaagagttggacatgactgaacaacaacatatttgACTTCTAACaaccttcacaacttggccttCCCTTTCTGGACTCATCATATGTTACTTCCCTTCCCAGACTTTAAGGTCTAGAGTAGACAGTGGACTTTGCTGTTCCTCTCACGTAGCATTCCAACTCCCATGCACTTCTGCCTCACGTCTTCAAGATCCAGGTCTCTGCCTTCACGATGAAGCTCAATGATCACCCCAGAAAGTCTTGcctaattaccttgtattcagtctgtttatatttctctgtgtatgtgttgcCTGGgactcttgtttggttaagagcCCTTCCCCCCCAGCCATAGGTGTCAGTTATCTGATGCCAGTTTTTAACCAGCCAAGTATCTGAAGATGACAGaaccagagctgaaagggaccttaccAGTTACCTACTCCGACCCTTCATTTTactgctgaagaaactgaagatctaGGAGATTAAGAAGGTCACACTGGGAGTAAAGACAGGtaaagacaggattcaaattcaggtcctcaggctccaaatccagggttcttcccactataccacagCCTCCTTTgagattaaaattaaatttaggaAGGAATTGAGGAGACCAACAGCTGCAAGTAAAAGAAGACACAAGGCTTGTCGTTTTGTTTAGGCTAAAGTAACCCCAGCCTAATCTCTCACCCTTCAGGTATCTCCTAACccaagagggaaaagggaaaaagtggGTAAAATTGTTCCCATCTACTTGGGTAACAAAGGATCTCCTTAACAGCCTGGCACACACCCAGGCTCCACCTCTGAATAAGAATGATTACCAGGAAACAGGAAATATTTCAAGATACAGCTGGGATGGGGAAAATGTCTTAGGGCTTGCTTTGTTTAAAGAACAGCTTAAGTGCAGTGGGAAAAACCCTTttctctccctactttcctgagCACTTCTCCAggatacaacattccatctctggtCTTTCCATAGGCTGTCTCTCCATGCCAGTGCCTCTGCCTCCGAAaatccctgcttccttcaaggcctcaGCATCAGTGCCACTTTCTAAAGGAAGCCTACTCTAAGGGCCCCATATCTAATGCCTCATTACCATCCCTCCCCAATTACTTTGTACGTGCTTtgtgaatattttgtatttatttataagacagctaggcggtgcagtggataagaccctggagtcagcaagacctttgttcaaattcaaactcaggcacttactagctgtttgagcCCAGActgaagtcacttgacctctgcttgcctcagtttccccaaatgaagataacagcacctacctgggAGGGTTGCTGCGATATATAGTAGGCCTATATAactgcttattctcttccctcttttgtgTATGAATCGTttctccccaatagaatataagatctGTGAGGGCAGGGCCAGTTTCTCAGCATCCGGAGCCCCCCTGAGTGCTTGAGGCATACTTAGTAACACTTGATGAACCGAACTGAACTTCTCAAAGAAGTGAAGACCTCAACAAATATGGCAAGACCTCACACCAGCCTGGGATTTGGTGCTTCACTTAAGGTCTCCCCAACCAGCTCCAAGAACCACAGGCCAACTCTGTCCTGTGAGCCTTTTCCTGCCCGACTGAGCTAAGAGGGGACACTCAGCCCCCAGCATCCCTGAGGATGAAGCAGGGGTTTGCAGATCATGCCTCCAGGGGCAGAAGACTTGCATAGGGAGTGCacatataagagagagagagacatgaaggcagagagaagagagggacagagagggagctAGTGCTCAGACGAGAGGGACCCTCCCTCCTTGCCTACTCTCTCTAAGACAGCAACTGAAGCGGCACCAGGTGGGTTTCTaggaccaccaccaccctcccatcttcccagtCCCCTCCAACCCTAGGCACACTTGCCCATAGAGGCTCCCACTTTTTTGGTGAATTACGATTCACGTTCACTTGAGCCCTTCCTTGGCAAAGAGTTCCTGGTGCCCTCTTTACTTGAGGCCACTCTAATTACTTCTAAAATTAATCTTAATTTCAAAGGAGGCAGTGGTGACTTGGAAAAACCCTGAGAGATGAGCAACGGGAGTGTTATCATCCTCACTTTACGAATAAAGAAacaggatcagagaggttaagggtcgCCCCTCCGGCCTCGAACTGCCCctctgggggggggaggggtgtgcaTCCCCCAGACCAGGAGCCCGACCCGATGCCCCTCGCTGCCCGTGCACCGCCGATCGCTAGGACCTCCATCACCGGGggagcccctcccccactccgTGCCTCCACCTCCAGGCGCTCGCTCCCCGCGTTCTCCAGAGGGGACCCCTGGAGCATGCCCTCCCCAGCGGCCCAGCTCACCTAGGCGAAGCCCATCTTTCATCAGATGGCCCGAAGGCCCGCAGAAGCTGCGGGGGCAGAGCGCCTGCGCGCAGCCAGCCCCCCACCCCTCCGCAAACCCCGCCCACCCTCGGGCTCAGTCATTGGCTCAGCGCCACCTCGGGCCGCCCCCCTCGAATCGCAGGTTGGGGCAGGTGACTGATCGGTTGTCGCTGCCGCCGCCATCTTTGATATGGGCACCTGCCCTAGGTGGTCTGGCAAGGGAAGGGGGTGTGCGCTTAAAAGGGCATTTCTGAGGGCTGCGTCTTCTCGGTCTGCTCTGCGATAACCCGGGGCTTGGGCAGCAGGTCTCGCTGAGGCTGCAGCTGCTGCAGCAAAGCCAGGGGACCCCACCAGATCCTATGCCAGACCCTTAAGGCTAAAGCACCCACCCTCTCCTAGTACACCTGGGTAAATTACAAGAGCTCCCGGTCACCGTTGGAGGGTCTTGGACAAGACAGCCACAATGATTCACTGCTGATGGAgggtaaactggtccaaccattcagggaagcaatttggaattaggttttaagaacaacaaaaaaatgactCAGATGTCCATACTGTTTGATCCAGGGAATTCACTGCTGCACATATACCCTAAGGAGATCAAAAGACATAAAGGAcctacatacaccaaaatatttatagtagcgctttctgtggtagcaaaaaactgaacCTGAACGAggtagatgcccatcaatggcTAAGGGAAGTCTGGTACATGAATGAAGTGAAAATATTACTGCATTGTAGAAATTACAGTCACGGTTAGGTGgtactgtaatacaaggaaaattaggaacccctgagaaacccctagctactgacaagcacccccagaaagaatggactcagatatctttggcatttagcaaaccccctg from Trichosurus vulpecula isolate mTriVul1 chromosome 8, mTriVul1.pri, whole genome shotgun sequence harbors:
- the MFSD13A gene encoding transmembrane protein 180 isoform X2, whose product is MAGQPLAWLSSLPTAVVYGSLSLFVSILHNVFLLYYVDTFVSVYKIDKLAFWVGETVFLLWNSLNDPLFGWLSDRVFLSSPPSAAGSLSVFASYTVWNKEDFSSFRVFCVVLAVCSGLGFTGATWLLRQRFETERRTLGAPYSASEGPDVEKPSANEEEKRVTLGEYLQQLARHRNFLWFVGMNLVQVFHCHFNSNFFPLFLEHLLSDQISLSMGSFLLGVSYIAPHLNNLYFLALCQRWGVYAVVRGLFFLKLGLSVLMLLAGPDHLHLLCIFIASNRVFTEGTCKLLTLVVTDLVDEDLVLNRRKQAASALLFGMVALVTKPGQTFAPLLGTWLLCFYTGHDLFQQPLLTPVGSARPWLDPPAPPRAPTLRQGCFYLLVLVPIMCALLQLITWSQFTLHGRRLHMVKAQRQSLSKPWTLDVKTV
- the MFSD13A gene encoding transmembrane protein 180 isoform X1; translation: MAGQPLAWLSSLPTAVVYGSLSLFVSILHNVFLLYYVDTFVSVYKIDKLAFWVGETVFLLWNSLNDPLFGWLSDRVFLSSPPRAGASIPSQDVVLTRLRALSRHGPLLALAFLAFWVRWAPTGMQFLLCLCLYDGFLTLVDLNHHALLADLALSAHGRTHLNFYCSLFSAAGSLSVFASYTVWNKEDFSSFRVFCVVLAVCSGLGFTGATWLLRQRFETERRTLGAPYSASEGPDVEKPSANEEEKRVTLGEYLQQLARHRNFLWFVGMNLVQVFHCHFNSNFFPLFLEHLLSDQISLSMGSFLLGVSYIAPHLNNLYFLALCQRWGVYAVVRGLFFLKLGLSVLMLLAGPDHLHLLCIFIASNRVFTEGTCKLLTLVVTDLVDEDLVLNRRKQAASALLFGMVALVTKPGQTFAPLLGTWLLCFYTGHDLFQQPLLTPVGSARPWLDPPAPPRAPTLRQGCFYLLVLVPIMCALLQLITWSQFTLHGRRLHMVKAQRQSLSKPWTLDVKTV